In Bacillota bacterium, the sequence CCAACTATGGCAGTAACCGCTTATTTAAACAGCATTATTGAACGCAACATCGCGGAAATGTCGAGATGTTCCACCCAGCTGCTTGATATCTTAGGTGTCAGAGGTGACGATAATGGAGTTTAAACGCAGACAGCGCAACCCCTTCGCTCAACCTGACATGACACCGATGATTGACGTGATCTTTCACCTGTTGATCTTTTTTATGGCATTTTCCGTACTGCATCAGACCCAAATGTCCATTCAGGTTGAACTTCCCAAAGCTGTAAGCGGTTCTGATGTTCAATCCCAGGTTTTTGAGATCAGTGTTTCGCAAGATGGAGTCATCTATCTTAATAATAAAATGGTTACAGGTCCGGAGCTTGAACAAGCTTTAACGGAAGCACTTGCTGTGAATCCAAACCTCGCTGTTGTAGTCAGCAGCGACAGGCGCGCCACTGTTGAGCAGTGGGTCAGCGCGATGGATATCGTGTCCAAAGTAGGCATTGACACTATTCACATCGGTACACGGCAACCTTAAAAAAGGTGGATCAAATACTATGATGAATCTCGGAGATAAGAGAAATAACAATTTAAATATTTTCATTTTTATTTCCCTTGTGATCCACGCCGTAATTTTCTGGATGGTTCCCGAATGGAAAGACGTTCTGAATTTCGGCGTAGAAGGTCCGGCGCAGGGAGGAGTTGTTCGCGTTATTTACTCCCAGCCGAGTCCGGCCAAGGAACTGTCTCCGATTACTGATCCGACCTCGCAGACTACTGCTCCGCAGGTGGAGCAGCCTCGGCCTACCCAGGAACCTCCCAAGGACCACGCTGCATCTACACCTGTCGTTCCTGAATCACGCGATAACATTACTCCTCCTGCCCGGCCTCGTCCAGAAACAGTAGAAGTAGAGCCGCCGGCTCCGCCTACCGTGACAGAACCACTGCCTAAGCCGGAACCGGAGGAAGTTTCTACCCAGCTG encodes:
- a CDS encoding biopolymer transporter ExbD; protein product: MEFKRRQRNPFAQPDMTPMIDVIFHLLIFFMAFSVLHQTQMSIQVELPKAVSGSDVQSQVFEISVSQDGVIYLNNKMVTGPELEQALTEALAVNPNLAVVVSSDRRATVEQWVSAMDIVSKVGIDTIHIGTRQP